Proteins encoded by one window of Vespula pensylvanica isolate Volc-1 chromosome 6, ASM1446617v1, whole genome shotgun sequence:
- the LOC122630032 gene encoding myosin regulatory light chain 2 → MADKEKKKKTKKKEEAAPAPPPPEPEPAPAEEKPPTPTGTPKESGSARASSRGSRRAKRSGSSVFSMFTQKQVAEFKEAFQLMDHDKDGIIGKNDLRMAFDSVGRLATDKEIDEMLNEAPAPINFTQLLNLFAVRMSGSGADDDDVVTNAFSTFDENGKIDGERLRHALMTYGDKFTAKEVDESYDHMYIDDKGFIDTQSLIAMLTGTGDEEED, encoded by the exons ATG GCggataaggaaaagaagaagaagaccaaaaagaaggaagaggcaGCTCCGGCGCCTCCTCCTCCAGAACCCGAGCCAGCACCGGCTGAAGAAAAACCACCAACCCCAACTGGTACTCCTAAGGAATCTGGATCCGCAAGGGCGAGCAGTCGCGGTAGCCGAAGGGCTAAGCGTAGCGGTTCCAGTGTGTTTTCTATGTTCACTCAGAAACAGGTCGCTGAGTTCAAAGAG GCTTTCCAGCTTATGGACCATGACAAGGATGGTATCATCGGTAAAAATGATCTGCGTATGGCCTTCGACTCGGTCGGTCGTCTTGCCACTGACAAAGAAATCGATGAGATGCTCAATGAGGCACCAGCACCTATCAACTTTACCCAATTGTTGAATCTATTCGCTGTTCGTATGTCAGGATCAG GCGCTGATGACGATGACGTCGTAACAAATGCCTTCAGTACCTTTGACGAGAATGGCAAAATCGATGGAGAAAG ACTGAGGCACGCCTTGATGACCTACGGCGACAAATTTACCGCGAAGGAAGTTGATGAATCCTACGATCATATGTACATCGATGACAAAGGTTTCATCGATACACAAAGTCTTATCGCCATGTTAACTGGCACAggcgacgaagaagaagattaa
- the LOC122630028 gene encoding choline-phosphate cytidylyltransferase A-like, producing the protein MSRKRCREETMLNSVSHTNNHNGESTSSSRENSPINPSICKEAPFSDDPEAIAERDASDYNTQITLRMARSGKAPRRVRVYADGIYDLFHQGHARQLLQAKNIFPNVYLIVGVCNDELTHSKKGRTVMTDAERYDAVRHCRYVDEVVRDAPWEIDDDFIKKHKIDFVAHDDIPYMTDDGSDVYAALKAKGMFVATQRTEGVSTSDIVARIVKDYDIYVRRNLARGYSAKELNVSFLNEKKFRLQNKFDDLKDKGKRVMENIGEKRMDMISKWEEKSRDFIDAFLLLFGREGRLSTIWNESKGRLMQALSPPASPKRDGSPNSSNSSNNDEDQTSPPPKKTGRYEFSQSTQYLSDDYSDDEEENLQSK; encoded by the exons ATGTCAAGGAAGCGCTGTAGAGAGGAAACTATGTTGAACTCTGTATCACATACAAATAATCATAATGGAGAAAGTACGTCTTCTTCTAGAGAAAATTCCCCCATCAATCCt TCAATTTGTAAAGAGGCTCCATTCAGTGATGATCCAGAAGCAATTGCTGAGAGAGATGCAAGTGATTATAATACTCAAATTACATTAAGAATGGCACGTAGTGGAAAAG caCCCAGAAGGGTTAGAGTATATGCTGACGGTATATATGACCTGTTTCATCAAGGACATGCTCGACAATTATTACAagctaaaaatatatttccaaatGTATATCTCATTGTTGGAG tttgCAACGATGAATTAACACATAGCAAGAAAGGAAGAACTGTTATGACAGATGCTGAAAGATATGATGCAGTAAGACATTGTCGTTACGTGGATGAAGTAGTAAGGGATGCTCCATGGGAAATAGATGATGATTTCATTAAGAAACATAaa atCGATTTTGTAGCACATGATGACATACCTTACATGACAGATGATGGTTCAGATGTTTATGCTGCATTAAAAGCTAAAGGTATGTTTGTAGCTACACAAAGAACAGAAGGAGTATCTACATCAGATATTGTTGCAAGAATTGTTAAAGATTATGATATTTatgtaagaagaaatttaGCACGGGGTTACAGTGCCAAAGAACTCAATGTTTCTTTCCTTAAT gaaaagaaatttcgattgcaaaataaatttgatgacCTCAAAGATAAGGGTAAACGAGTAATGGAAAATATAGGTGAAAAACGTATGGACATGATTAGTAAATGGGAAGAAAAATCACGAGACTTTATTGatgcatttcttttattattcggAAGGGAAGGAAGATTG tCAACAATTTGGAATGAAAGTAAAGGACGTTTGATGCAAGCACTTTCACCTCCAGCAAGTCCAAAAAGAGATGGCAGTCcaaatagtagtaatagtagcaaCAACGATGAGGATCAAACAAG TCCTCCACCAAAAAAGACTGGACGCTACGAATTTTCACAAAGTACCCAATATCTAAGCGATGATTATAgcgatgatgaagaagaaaatttacaatCCAAGtga
- the LOC122630030 gene encoding myosin regulatory light chain LC-2, mantle muscle-like, with the protein MPDSEKEENNKENQERKVKKKKSSKVAEGQLKESVKESVEEKKKEKEKEKEKSNTESVKTENLQDNIPVEKSKIFNAVSIPKEVKIKNEVGKSDLIKLSELKEAFQLFDFNCDGIIDLEDLKFTFITMGQPDVSEEQLQRMLSEIPTPIDFDAFITLFGQKVSEMDPEEVITAALSTWDMKNIGMIPENKIRDDLQKFGDKFTIKEIDRALEEAPIYLQDGNAMIDYIKFSNNICGFQNLAEARQYQKNLENV; encoded by the exons atgcctGATTctgagaaggaagaaaataataaagagaatcaagaaagaaaagtg aaaaagaaaaaatcatccAAGGTAGCTGAAGGACAATTGAAGGAGAGTGTTAAAGAATCagtagaagagaagaaaaaggaaaaggaaaaagaaaaagaaaaatctaatacAGAAAGtgtaaaaacagaaaatttaCAAGATAATATTCCCGTGGAGAAATCGAAGATTTTCAATGCTGTTTCAATACCCAAAGaagtaaagattaaaaatgaagtAGGAAAAAGTGATCTGATCAAATTGTCAGAGTTAAAAGAA GCATTTCAATTATTTGACTTTAATTGCGACGGTATCATTGATTTAGAAGACTTAAAATTTACTTTCATAACCATGGGCCAACCCGACGTATCTGAAGAGCAATTACAACGTATGCTATCAGAAATACCGACTCCGATTGACTTCGATGCGTTTATTACACTTTTTGG aCAAAAAGTTAGTGAAATGGACCCTGAAGAAGTTATTACTGCTGCACTATCAACTTGGGATATGAAAAACATCGGAATGATTCCAGAAAACAA gatACGAGATGATCTTCAAAAATTTGGTGACAAATTTACAATTAAGGAAATTGATCGTGCCTTAGAGGAAGCACCAATTTATTTGCAAGATGGTAATGCAATGatagattatattaaatttagtaACAATATCTGTGGTTTTCAAAATCTGGCCGAAGCTAGACAATACcagaaaaatttagaaaatgtttaG
- the LOC122630023 gene encoding uncharacterized protein LOC122630023 isoform X2: protein MWWLFLLSYVISGNALKLAAYISAGGLHGEVRFEQKTENSIRIRFALQTTLQYPDQQWFWSITQFPVDYTVIDDRCSRRHLGESIIDLTDLVGPLEMPGNETGSVEVPGVTLTGEKGLWGKGLLLKDSYTSRVICASITVFEKNTEKFAEARFYGPVAGTVWFRWLGGQAGDNITDTIIYADLYHVNNQKLQIDYTEHHWKIYVTDIFNIGKDKSSCNILQTVFDPDNAGPGKSIGDVDTRLGKIKVAVKQSPKYKTSYRDPELSLLPADLLGPHRLLYLVIFHPTHDDSFLACAKINHRKAILAKTLISSRGIKGEVTLSQETPFNPTWINISLIPVNLETRLRYATKVAYYRIHELPPEPAKFLEDVGEPCLTTKNMYNPTKIDEKTVPPAGLGTQDQYSIGDLSGKLQGRKEGSYHTDILPGSAKLHGIYWDVYLPLSGIHSIVHRSLVIHKYNETDNKGIIPWVCGTFALHLPQNAGQMPMFTAQVVFRYPIVGKIIFRQPKNNPEADTTIIIENLVHADGSALNNSAEHRWMVHDNPPGKDYYNWTGRCLSAGAPYNPHKIDWDPNQTEYCSTVEVSLCRLGDLTRHGKLEIAGKKLYGPLLTRKLFTDTMLPLSGRNSILGKSLVIYDDHGPVARGERLACSIIGGLYRLKAIAKDWFGNGEPVNIRGKLEFIQQSEYDVTDIEINLEGLGGKMSGYHIHMTPVEIDLEFPCEATSLYNYWNPLGVNSSNIPGSKEGTSDQYEMGDLSGKFGTLDNRKKYTTSYNDTLLPLFGPRSIFGHSVVIHKKDKNLRWACSTIERGYAPSEAVELRAIASFHHPQGFAYGYVKMSQLAYKDGSQSETVIEVKLRHPGNHDRNITRNHNWAIYVNPVGVDAAVKVKDTRCVAGGYTWNPYFTQLADPLNEDLYRQECGPDLPLRCQVGDISSRLGPINIGTERRVFTDPNFPLDGPVSAMGKSIVIMDRDFGSNRFACANIEPDNDIVKYANIRKPPRFVVAQFLEDVRKVMGIPEWMLSIDNRKTKILHNGACIQFLIHFKGPIANKLEQDFSKLMSTGKLEAPSLYIPGYIQTKRKATLGHRQCGVRDPNDKNFNLFKSGSISRASRLLTILLLVFVNRLI, encoded by the exons atgtggtggctttttttattaagttatG TGATATCAGGAAATGCACTCAAACTAGCAGCTTATATATCCGCTGGTGGCCTTCATGGAGAAGTCCGATTTGAACAAAAAACAGAGAATTCGATAAGAATTCGATTCGCTTTACAAACGACACTTCAATATCCAGATCAACAATGGTTCTGGTCTATTACACAATTTCCTGTCGACTACACAGTCATAGACGATCGATGCAGTCGCCGTCATCTTGGGGAAAG TATAATCGATCTGACGGATCTAGTTGGTCCATTGGAAATGCCTGGGAATGAAACAGGTTCTGTTGAAGTTCCAGGTGTAACTCTAACTGGCGAAAAGGGATTATGGGGTAAAGGTCTGTTACTAAAAGACTCCTATACGTCTAGAGTAATCTGTGCGTCTATCACG gtttttgagaaaaatacagagaaattCGCCGAAGCTCGTTTTTATGGTCCAGTAGCTGGAACAGTTTGGTTTCGATGGCTTGGTGGTCAAGCTGGTGACAATATTACCGATACTATCATTTACGCCGATTTGTATCATGTCAATAACCAAAAGTTACAGATAGATTATACAGAACATCACTGGAAAATTTATGTGActgatatttttaacattggcaaag ATAAATCAAGTTGCAATATACTTCAAACCGTTTTTGATCCAGACAATGCTGGTCCTGGTAAATCTATCGGTGACGTTGACACGCGTTTaggtaaaataaaagttgCCGTAAAACAGAGTCCAAAATACAAGACTTCTTATAGAGATCCAGAATTATCACTCCTACCGGCTGATCTTCTTGGACCACATCGATTATTGTACTTAGTTATTTTTCACCCGACGCACGACGACTCGTTTTTGGCTTGTGCCAAGATCAATCATCGCAAAGCGATTCTTGCCAA AACACTAATTAGCTCTCGTGGCATAAAGGGTGAGGTGACATTAAGCCAAGAGACTCCGTTTAATCCGACATGGATCAATATATCTCTGATACCAGTCAATTTAGAAACTAGACTGCGTTATGCTACCAAAGTAGCATATTACAGGATACACGAACTACCGCCTGAACCAGCTAAGTTTTTAGAAGATGTCGGAGAACCATGTTTGACGACTAAAAATATGTACAATCCGACTAAGATCGACGAAAAGACAGTACCACCAGCAGGTTTAGGAACTCAGGATCAATATAGCATTGGTGATTTGTCAGGAAAGCTTCAAGGTCGCAAGGAAGGATCTTATCATACTGATATTTTACCTGGAAGTGCAAAATTGCATGGTATCTATTGGGACGTATATCTGCCACTGTCAGGGATTCATAGTATCGTTCATCGATCTCTTGTGATTCACAA gTATAATGAAACTGATAATAAGGGTATAATACCGTGGGTATGTGGTACTTTCGCTCTTCATTTACCACAAAATGCAGGACAAATGCCTATGTTTACGGCACAAGTGGTTTTTAGATATCCGATAgtaggaaaaataatatttcgtcaACCAAAGAACAATCCTGAAGCTGATACAActattataattgaaaatctAGTTCATGCTGATGGTAGTGCATTGAATAACTCAGCCGAGCATAG ATGGATGGTACATGATAATCCTCCTggaaaagattattataattggaCTGGCAGGTGTCTAAGCGCTGGTGCCCCTTATAATCCTCACAAa ATCGACTGGGATCCAAATCAAACGGAATATTGTTCAACAGTTGAAGTCTCGCTATGTCGATTGGGTGATCTCACGAGACATGGAAAACTCGAAATCGCTGGGAAAAAGCTCTATGGACCTCTACTAACTCGAAAGCTTTTCACAGATACGATGTTGCCACTTTCTGGACGAAATAGTATTTTAGGAAAGAGTTTAGTAATTTACGATGATCATGGACCAGTCGCAAGAGGAGAAAGACTCGCTTGTTCGAt AATCGGTGGATTATATAGATTAAAAGCAATTGCTAAAGATTGGTTTGGTAATGGTGAACCTGTTAATATAAGAGGAAAATTGGAGTTCATTCAACAAAGCGAATACGATGTCACGGACATTGAAATTAATCTTGAAGGACTTGGTGGAAAAATGAGCGGATATCACATACACATG ACTCCGGTAGAAATCGATTTAGAATTCCCTTGTGAAGCTAcatctttatataattactgGAATCCGTTGGGTGTAAATTCTAGTAACATTCCAGGCTCTAAAGAAGGTACATCGGATCAATATGAAATGGGAGATCTTAGCGGAAAATTTGGTACTCtagataacagaaaaaaatatacaacgaGTTATAACGACACCTTGCTTCCATTGTTCGGACCTAGAAGCATTTTTGGTCACAGTGTagtaattcataaaaaagacaaaaatttaAG atGGGCTTGTTCTACGATAGAAAGAGGATATGCACCATCTGAAGCGGTAGAATTACGAGCAATTGCTTCGTTTCATCATCCACAAGGTTTTGCATACGGTTACGTTAAAatg TCACAACTGGCATATAAAGATGGTAGCCAAAGTGAGACAGTGATTGAAGTGAAGCTACGACATCCGGGAAATCATGAtcgtaatatt ACAAGGAATCACAATTGGGCTATATACGTTAATCCTGTTGGAGTGGATGCGgctgtaaaagtaaaagatactAGATGTGTCGCAGGTGGATACACATGGAATCCTTATTTTACTCAATTAGCAGATCCTTTGaac GAAGATCTATACAGACAAGAGTGTGGTCCTGATTTGCCTTTAAGATGTCAAGTAGGAGACATTTCATCTCGTTTGGGACCAATCAATATAGGAACGGAAAGACGAGTTTTCACAGATCCAAATTTTCCATTAGATGGACCAGTTTCTGCGATgggaaaatcgatcgttattatGGACAGAGATTTTGGAAGTAACAGATTTGCTTGCGCTAATATCGAACCGGACAACGATATAGtaaaatatgcaaatataaGAAAACCACCTCGTTTTGTcgt agcACAATTCTTAGAAGATGTAAGAAAAGTAATGGGTATTCCTGAATGGATGTTATCTATTGATAATAGAAAAACTAAAATATTACACAATGGAGCTTGTATTCAATTTTTGATACACTTTAAAG gTCCAATAGCCAATAAATTAGAACAGGATTTCAGTAAATTAATGTCGACTGGGAAATTAGAAGCTCCGAGTTTATATATACCTGGATATATacagacaaaaagaaaagcaacatTGGGGCATCGGCAATGCGGAGTACGAGATCCTAATgataaaa attttaatttgtttaaaagcGGTTCCATTTCCCGCGCATCAAGATTGCTTACAATACTCCTACTAGTCTTTGTAAATAgactaatttaa
- the LOC122630034 gene encoding uncharacterized protein LOC122630034, which produces MINSQEELQPVCNKMKLFITFDFIPKLLRCITFYIRNCIDKVVHYQKDIITRRLKRRKKRLFEGCNYRGKNIKCKCDCNRCTKYRNIHSRILETGFMSNICNNRPTKNEILNTTIDNNFICCTDKDQVRSWTLEHTQPQDHRDVYFIIYFSYLFFTWIACLTAKFIFHINWTASSSSYKCSLLNVPIKL; this is translated from the exons ATGATTAATAGTCAAGAAGAATTACAACCTGTTTGTAATAAGATGAAACTATTTATAACTTTTGATTTTATACCTAAATTATTACGATgcattacattttatatacgaaACTGTATCGACAAAGTCGT aCATTATCAAAAAGACATAATAACGAgacgattaaaaagaagaaaaaaacgactTTTTGAAGGTTGTAATTATAGAGGCAAAAACATTAAATGTAAATGTGATTGTAACAGGTGCAC TAAATACAGAAATATTCATAGCCGTATTTTAGAAACTGGTTTTATGTCAAACATTTGCAATAATCGGCCAActaaaaatgaaat ATTAAATACTACGATTGACAATAATTTCATATG TTGTACAGACAAGGATCAAGTTCGTTCGTGGACCTTGGAGCACACACAACCACAGGATCACAGAGACGTGTATTTTATCATCTACTTTTCATACTTATTCTTTACATGGATCGCCTGTTTGAcagcaaaatttatttttcacataaACTGGACAGCTTCCAGCAGTAGTTACAAGTGTTCTTTATTAAATGTTCcaataaaactttaa
- the LOC122630023 gene encoding uncharacterized protein LOC122630023 isoform X1, with protein MSQNIFSQEYHLTCSSSCIKLRKKHSPNVKCVTWHKCFIGISGFPPVFMATSMCHFACNSTTSSFHLHPLRGILRSSGYRLVISGNALKLAAYISAGGLHGEVRFEQKTENSIRIRFALQTTLQYPDQQWFWSITQFPVDYTVIDDRCSRRHLGESIIDLTDLVGPLEMPGNETGSVEVPGVTLTGEKGLWGKGLLLKDSYTSRVICASITVFEKNTEKFAEARFYGPVAGTVWFRWLGGQAGDNITDTIIYADLYHVNNQKLQIDYTEHHWKIYVTDIFNIGKDKSSCNILQTVFDPDNAGPGKSIGDVDTRLGKIKVAVKQSPKYKTSYRDPELSLLPADLLGPHRLLYLVIFHPTHDDSFLACAKINHRKAILAKTLISSRGIKGEVTLSQETPFNPTWINISLIPVNLETRLRYATKVAYYRIHELPPEPAKFLEDVGEPCLTTKNMYNPTKIDEKTVPPAGLGTQDQYSIGDLSGKLQGRKEGSYHTDILPGSAKLHGIYWDVYLPLSGIHSIVHRSLVIHKYNETDNKGIIPWVCGTFALHLPQNAGQMPMFTAQVVFRYPIVGKIIFRQPKNNPEADTTIIIENLVHADGSALNNSAEHRWMVHDNPPGKDYYNWTGRCLSAGAPYNPHKIDWDPNQTEYCSTVEVSLCRLGDLTRHGKLEIAGKKLYGPLLTRKLFTDTMLPLSGRNSILGKSLVIYDDHGPVARGERLACSIIGGLYRLKAIAKDWFGNGEPVNIRGKLEFIQQSEYDVTDIEINLEGLGGKMSGYHIHMTPVEIDLEFPCEATSLYNYWNPLGVNSSNIPGSKEGTSDQYEMGDLSGKFGTLDNRKKYTTSYNDTLLPLFGPRSIFGHSVVIHKKDKNLRWACSTIERGYAPSEAVELRAIASFHHPQGFAYGYVKMSQLAYKDGSQSETVIEVKLRHPGNHDRNITRNHNWAIYVNPVGVDAAVKVKDTRCVAGGYTWNPYFTQLADPLNEDLYRQECGPDLPLRCQVGDISSRLGPINIGTERRVFTDPNFPLDGPVSAMGKSIVIMDRDFGSNRFACANIEPDNDIVKYANIRKPPRFVVAQFLEDVRKVMGIPEWMLSIDNRKTKILHNGACIQFLIHFKGPIANKLEQDFSKLMSTGKLEAPSLYIPGYIQTKRKATLGHRQCGVRDPNDKNFNLFKSGSISRASRLLTILLLVFVNRLI; from the exons ATgtcacaaaatatattttcccaGGAATATCATTTAACATGTTCATCGTCATG tATAAAACTTAGGAAGAAGCACTCGCCAAACGTAAAGTGCGTCACTTGGCACAAGTGCTTTATTGGGATTTCCGGTTTTCCACCTGTCTTTATGGCCACGTCCATGTGTCACTTTGCTTGCAACAGTACAACCTCTTCATTTCATCTGCACCCACTACGAGGAATACTTCGATCATCGGGCTATCGACTTG TGATATCAGGAAATGCACTCAAACTAGCAGCTTATATATCCGCTGGTGGCCTTCATGGAGAAGTCCGATTTGAACAAAAAACAGAGAATTCGATAAGAATTCGATTCGCTTTACAAACGACACTTCAATATCCAGATCAACAATGGTTCTGGTCTATTACACAATTTCCTGTCGACTACACAGTCATAGACGATCGATGCAGTCGCCGTCATCTTGGGGAAAG TATAATCGATCTGACGGATCTAGTTGGTCCATTGGAAATGCCTGGGAATGAAACAGGTTCTGTTGAAGTTCCAGGTGTAACTCTAACTGGCGAAAAGGGATTATGGGGTAAAGGTCTGTTACTAAAAGACTCCTATACGTCTAGAGTAATCTGTGCGTCTATCACG gtttttgagaaaaatacagagaaattCGCCGAAGCTCGTTTTTATGGTCCAGTAGCTGGAACAGTTTGGTTTCGATGGCTTGGTGGTCAAGCTGGTGACAATATTACCGATACTATCATTTACGCCGATTTGTATCATGTCAATAACCAAAAGTTACAGATAGATTATACAGAACATCACTGGAAAATTTATGTGActgatatttttaacattggcaaag ATAAATCAAGTTGCAATATACTTCAAACCGTTTTTGATCCAGACAATGCTGGTCCTGGTAAATCTATCGGTGACGTTGACACGCGTTTaggtaaaataaaagttgCCGTAAAACAGAGTCCAAAATACAAGACTTCTTATAGAGATCCAGAATTATCACTCCTACCGGCTGATCTTCTTGGACCACATCGATTATTGTACTTAGTTATTTTTCACCCGACGCACGACGACTCGTTTTTGGCTTGTGCCAAGATCAATCATCGCAAAGCGATTCTTGCCAA AACACTAATTAGCTCTCGTGGCATAAAGGGTGAGGTGACATTAAGCCAAGAGACTCCGTTTAATCCGACATGGATCAATATATCTCTGATACCAGTCAATTTAGAAACTAGACTGCGTTATGCTACCAAAGTAGCATATTACAGGATACACGAACTACCGCCTGAACCAGCTAAGTTTTTAGAAGATGTCGGAGAACCATGTTTGACGACTAAAAATATGTACAATCCGACTAAGATCGACGAAAAGACAGTACCACCAGCAGGTTTAGGAACTCAGGATCAATATAGCATTGGTGATTTGTCAGGAAAGCTTCAAGGTCGCAAGGAAGGATCTTATCATACTGATATTTTACCTGGAAGTGCAAAATTGCATGGTATCTATTGGGACGTATATCTGCCACTGTCAGGGATTCATAGTATCGTTCATCGATCTCTTGTGATTCACAA gTATAATGAAACTGATAATAAGGGTATAATACCGTGGGTATGTGGTACTTTCGCTCTTCATTTACCACAAAATGCAGGACAAATGCCTATGTTTACGGCACAAGTGGTTTTTAGATATCCGATAgtaggaaaaataatatttcgtcaACCAAAGAACAATCCTGAAGCTGATACAActattataattgaaaatctAGTTCATGCTGATGGTAGTGCATTGAATAACTCAGCCGAGCATAG ATGGATGGTACATGATAATCCTCCTggaaaagattattataattggaCTGGCAGGTGTCTAAGCGCTGGTGCCCCTTATAATCCTCACAAa ATCGACTGGGATCCAAATCAAACGGAATATTGTTCAACAGTTGAAGTCTCGCTATGTCGATTGGGTGATCTCACGAGACATGGAAAACTCGAAATCGCTGGGAAAAAGCTCTATGGACCTCTACTAACTCGAAAGCTTTTCACAGATACGATGTTGCCACTTTCTGGACGAAATAGTATTTTAGGAAAGAGTTTAGTAATTTACGATGATCATGGACCAGTCGCAAGAGGAGAAAGACTCGCTTGTTCGAt AATCGGTGGATTATATAGATTAAAAGCAATTGCTAAAGATTGGTTTGGTAATGGTGAACCTGTTAATATAAGAGGAAAATTGGAGTTCATTCAACAAAGCGAATACGATGTCACGGACATTGAAATTAATCTTGAAGGACTTGGTGGAAAAATGAGCGGATATCACATACACATG ACTCCGGTAGAAATCGATTTAGAATTCCCTTGTGAAGCTAcatctttatataattactgGAATCCGTTGGGTGTAAATTCTAGTAACATTCCAGGCTCTAAAGAAGGTACATCGGATCAATATGAAATGGGAGATCTTAGCGGAAAATTTGGTACTCtagataacagaaaaaaatatacaacgaGTTATAACGACACCTTGCTTCCATTGTTCGGACCTAGAAGCATTTTTGGTCACAGTGTagtaattcataaaaaagacaaaaatttaAG atGGGCTTGTTCTACGATAGAAAGAGGATATGCACCATCTGAAGCGGTAGAATTACGAGCAATTGCTTCGTTTCATCATCCACAAGGTTTTGCATACGGTTACGTTAAAatg TCACAACTGGCATATAAAGATGGTAGCCAAAGTGAGACAGTGATTGAAGTGAAGCTACGACATCCGGGAAATCATGAtcgtaatatt ACAAGGAATCACAATTGGGCTATATACGTTAATCCTGTTGGAGTGGATGCGgctgtaaaagtaaaagatactAGATGTGTCGCAGGTGGATACACATGGAATCCTTATTTTACTCAATTAGCAGATCCTTTGaac GAAGATCTATACAGACAAGAGTGTGGTCCTGATTTGCCTTTAAGATGTCAAGTAGGAGACATTTCATCTCGTTTGGGACCAATCAATATAGGAACGGAAAGACGAGTTTTCACAGATCCAAATTTTCCATTAGATGGACCAGTTTCTGCGATgggaaaatcgatcgttattatGGACAGAGATTTTGGAAGTAACAGATTTGCTTGCGCTAATATCGAACCGGACAACGATATAGtaaaatatgcaaatataaGAAAACCACCTCGTTTTGTcgt agcACAATTCTTAGAAGATGTAAGAAAAGTAATGGGTATTCCTGAATGGATGTTATCTATTGATAATAGAAAAACTAAAATATTACACAATGGAGCTTGTATTCAATTTTTGATACACTTTAAAG gTCCAATAGCCAATAAATTAGAACAGGATTTCAGTAAATTAATGTCGACTGGGAAATTAGAAGCTCCGAGTTTATATATACCTGGATATATacagacaaaaagaaaagcaacatTGGGGCATCGGCAATGCGGAGTACGAGATCCTAATgataaaa attttaatttgtttaaaagcGGTTCCATTTCCCGCGCATCAAGATTGCTTACAATACTCCTACTAGTCTTTGTAAATAgactaatttaa
- the LOC122630031 gene encoding pyridoxal phosphate homeostasis protein: MEDVVEGLKSVRDKIIAASAKREPEYTYFEPRLVAVSKLKPPELIVAAYEAGQRHFGENYVNELKEKAYDTSIIDKCKDIRWHFIGHLQKNKVNKIISLPNLYIIETVDNKQLATAIDNAFSKVNKNNSQLKIMVQVNTSEEEAKSGCKVEEVSELVKHIMDNCKQLEFTGLMTIGIYGYDTSNGPNPDFLCLKKCREDLCKELELDIKKVELSMGMSTDYEHAVLLGSTNVRVGTAIFGERPKKGAQ; the protein is encoded by the exons GAATATACCTATTTTGAACCTCGTTTAGTAGCTGTAAGCAAATTAAAGCCTCCAGAGTTGATTGTTGCTGCTTATGAGGCTGGTCAAAGACATTTTGGAGAGAATTATGTTAatgaattgaaagaaaaagcataTGATACATCTATCATTGACAAATGCAAAGATATTCGATGGCATTTTATTGgacatttacaaaaaaataaagtgaacaaaattataagtttgccaaatttatatatcattgaaaCTGTTGATAACAAGCAACTTGCAACTGCAATTGATAATGCATtttcaaaagtaaataaaaataactcaCAATTGAAAATTATGGTACAAGTCAATACAAGTGAAGAAGAAg CAAAAAGTGGTTgcaaagtagaagaagtatcAGAACTTGTGAAGCATATTATGGATAACTGTAAGCAATTGGAATTTACTGGTCTTATGACAATAGGTATTTACGGATACGATACTTCAAACGGCCCAAATCCAGATTTTCTATGCTTGAAAAAATGTAGAGAAGATCTATGTAAAGAATTAGaacttgatataaaaaaagtggAACTTTCAATGGGGATGTCTACCGATTATGAACACGCG gtATTACTTGGAAGTACAAATGTAAGGGTGGGTACTGCTATATTTGGCGAGAGACCGAAGAAGGGTGCTCAATAg